The nucleotide window ACGACAGCCATGGCATGGTCGACCTCATCGATATTCGTGTCGGGGAATCCTGCAATGAATGCCCTTCGCCAGTCCGGTGGTGCTCGTTCGCTTGGTTCTCCCGCGTGCGCTTGGAGCCAGCTCAGCGCACCGACCACAGAGGATGAATCCAGGCCGCCGCTCAGGCTCGTTCCGATGGGGATGTCGCTACGGGTGCGAAGGCGAACGGCGTCAAGGAAGAGTTCCCGAAATGCCTCCACCCGCTCTCCGAATTCCGATGGGGTGTACACGAGGTTCTCCTTCGTATCCCACCATTTGGCAGACTTGACGTTCCCGGAGAGATCGATCTTGAGCCAGTGACCAGGCATGAGTCTGGTCACATCGCGCATCAAAGTCCGATCGGTCGTTCCCTCGATCGCCTGGCCTGAAGTCAGAGTGGCTGATGCAACCTCTTCGTCACAGGCGCGCTTGAAACCTTCCAATGCCACGAAAGCCTTGAGCTCCGAAGCGAAGGCGAACCGTGCGTCCTGGACTGAAACGTAGAGAGGCTTGACTCCAAAACGATCACGGGCAAGAAACAGCGTCTTGTCATGCTCGTCCCAGATCGCGAACGCAAACATGCCGTTGAAGCGACCGAGACAAGATGAGCCCCATTCCGCATATGCGGCCAAAACGACCTCTGTGTCCGTTCGGGTGCGGAAGGTGTGGCCGCGCCTCGACAATTCACGCTGAAGCTCGACGAAGTTGTAGACTTCGCCGTTGAACGTGATCCACAGACGGTGTCCCTCTTTCGTCACGAACGACATGGGACAGGTCCCTGCGTTCGACGGGTCGAGGACCGATAAGCGCCGATGCCCTAGTCCAACGTTTCCGTCGATGTAGATGCCGCGTCCGTCGGGGCCGCGATGAGCCAAGGAGTCGGTGAACCGATTCAGAGCCGAAGGCGCAACGGCTCGCTTGAAGTCTATGATTCCTGCTATGCCGCACATGAATTCTAGTCCCTCAAGTGGGAGGTCTGGAGGCTGCCAAGTCCCGGAAGCATGAGCCAGGGATGGAGCTTCGATAGAAGCTCGGCATCGCGAATGCCGTTGCTTACCGCTATCGTGCGTACGCCGAGGGTTTTCCCTGCCTGTATGTCCGTTTCCGTGTCGCCGACAAAGATGTCCTGCGCAGTGCAGGTGATGCAGGCCGAATAGACGAGGTTGCACTTGACCTTCCATCCTGGCAGAGCCGTGCTGTTATCCTGGCCCACCAGAACGCTGCGAAAGTATCCATCTATGCTGAGTTCAAGGAGCTGCTTCTTAACGGAGCGGCTTGAACGCCTTAGCGTGACGAGGTAGAGATT belongs to Myxococcales bacterium and includes:
- the asnB gene encoding asparagine synthase (glutamine-hydrolyzing), with product MCGIAGIIDFKRAVAPSALNRFTDSLAHRGPDGRGIYIDGNVGLGHRRLSVLDPSNAGTCPMSFVTKEGHRLWITFNGEVYNFVELQRELSRRGHTFRTRTDTEVVLAAYAEWGSSCLGRFNGMFAFAIWDEHDKTLFLARDRFGVKPLYVSVQDARFAFASELKAFVALEGFKRACDEEVASATLTSGQAIEGTTDRTLMRDVTRLMPGHWLKIDLSGNVKSAKWWDTKENLVYTPSEFGERVEAFRELFLDAVRLRTRSDIPIGTSLSGGLDSSSVVGALSWLQAHAGEPSERAPPDWRRAFIAGFPDTNIDEVDHAMAVVRHSGVRETLWRFDPVAALSDLEASVWSMEDVYPGIALPPWSLYRLMRQNGVFVSLDGHGCDELLAGYPWYLDLPYSDLGPALHRDFHHTLLPSILRNFDRCSMAHGIEVRMPFMDYRLVCFAFSLPPEDKLGGGFTKRILRDAVTGLVPEEIRTRRTKVGFNAPMIDWFNGDLGPVLRSCVNHKYWRDNPWWRGPEIGNALLEKCERRGWTASDWDDSLKTWSRMNLVMWLRMFIDGDRPSGGVQ
- a CDS encoding HAD hydrolase-like protein, with amino-acid sequence MQRLNAFIDLDGPLLDVSRRHHLVYASIVEALGGTPVSIEAYWAAKRSRQGDATLLALSGIPAALEEYEARKLALIESPTYLEHDRLQPEIHSTLSWLCGDYNLYLVTLRRSSRSVKKQLLELSIDGYFRSVLVGQDNSTALPGWKVKCNLVYSACITCTAQDIFVGDTETDIQAGKTLGVRTIAVSNGIRDAELLSKLHPWLMLPGLGSLQTSHLRD